The Musa acuminata AAA Group cultivar baxijiao chromosome BXJ2-2, Cavendish_Baxijiao_AAA, whole genome shotgun sequence genome has a segment encoding these proteins:
- the LOC135605584 gene encoding L-gulonolactone oxidase 2-like, which translates to MAATRIALFASGLAVLLLLVQGSPPGPVVQCRSGNTNCTVTNGYGAFPDRSTCHVAAVAYPSTEQELLFAVSGATAKQQHMKAVTRYSHSIPKLSCPGGPSGQGLVISTQRLNRSVRVDMATSRMTFEAGITLRQLLDAAAARGLALPHSPYWQGVTLGGLLSTGSHGSSLFGKGSAVHEYVVGMRLVVPSPVPVKGYFAKIVNLGEDDPDLLAAKVSLGVLGVISQVTLQLEPMFKRSITHRVIGDVGFEQTISSYAVTTYYGDISWFPSQGRVVYRDDIKVPITTKGKGENDLLVFRAQSSIDVASARASEELLELTGNAGGKCVLSRSQVDTQIANGMGLKNNDGGLSDFTGYPVIGNQSDMQSSGSCLRSAEDNLLTACGFDPRFAGSFYHQTAISIPFTTVADFIADVKKLRDAHSNALCGTELYFGFFMRFLRNSTAYLGKTDDVVEIDITYYRSRDPKRPRLYEDVLEEIEQMALFKYHGLPHWGKNRNVGFLNIKNKLGAKLDKFVSAMQKYDSKGLFSSDWTDAVLGLRGKEVMVQGDGCALEGLCICSTDDHCAPKQGYYCRSGQVYEQARVCRKIKSVEADGLPWSSSYRSHSL; encoded by the exons ATGGCTGCTACACGCATTGCCCTGTTCGCGTCCGGCCTCGCCGTCTTGCTTCTCCTAGTCCAAGGATCGCCGCCAGGTCCCGTTGTCCAGTGCCGGTCCGGCAACACTAACTGCACAGTGACCAACGGCTATGGAGCCTTCCCTGATCGCAGCACCTGCCACGTCGCCGCGGTCGCGTACCCTTCGACCGAACAGGAGCTCCTGTTCGCTGTCTCCGGCGCCACCGCGAAGCAGCAGCACATGAAGGCGGTCACGAGGTACTCCCACAGCATCCCCAAGCTGTCGTGCCCCGGCGGGCCGAGTGGCCAGGGCCTGGTCATTAGCACCCAGCGCCTCAACAGATCGGTGCGCGTGGACATGGCCACCTCGCGGATGACGTTCGAGGCAGGGATCACACTTAGGCAGCTCCTCGACGCGGCGGCCGCCCGTGGCCTGGCGCTGCCCCACTCGCCGTATTGGCAAGGGGTGACGCTGGGAGGGCTGCTGAGCACCGGCTCGCACGGGAGCTCGTTGTTCGGGAAAGGCTCAGCGGTGCACGAATATGTGGTGGGGATGAGGCTGGTGGTTCCAAGTCCGGTCCCGGTGAAAGGATACTTCGCCAAGATCGTTAACCTTGGTGAGGATGATCCTGATCTCTTGGCTGCCAAGGTTTCTCTCGGTGTTCTCGGAGTTATTTCTCAG GTCACCCTCCAACTTGAGCCAATGTTCAAGCGATCCATCACCCACAGGGTCATAGGCGACGTTGGCTTCGAGCAAACCATCTCCTCGTACGCTGTCACTACGTACTATGGAGACATCAGCTGGTTTCCGTCACAAGGCAGAGTGGTGTACCGCGATGATATCAAGGTCCCCATCACCACCAAAGGAAAGGGTGAAAACGATTTGCTAGTGTTTCGAGCGCAGTCCTCCATCGACGTAGCCTCTGCACGTGCTTCAG AGGAACTATTGGAATTAACAGGAAATGCCGGAGGCAAATGCGTGCTTTCCAGATCGCAAGTAGATACTCAGATCGCGAACGGCATGGGGCTTAAGAACAATGACGGCGGCTTGTCAGATTTCACCGGCTATCCGGTCATTGGAAACCAAAGCGACATGCAATCCTCCG GTTCGTGCCTAAGGAGTGCAGAAGACAACCTTCTCACAGCCTGTGGATTTGACCCTCGCTTTGCGGGGTCCTTCTACCACCAAACCGCGATAAGCATCCCCTTCACCACCGTTGCAGACTTCATCGCCGACGTCAAGAAGCTCCGCGACGCCCACTCCAACGCACTCTGCGGCACCGAGCTGTACTTTGGCTTCTTCATGCGCTTTCTCCGCAACTCCACGGCCTATCTTGGCAAAACGGACGACGTGGTGGAGATCGACATCACATACTACCGTTCCAGGGATCCAAAACGGCCGCGACTCTATGAGGATGTGCTCGAGGAGATAGAACAGATGGCCTTGTTCAAGTACCATGGGTTGCCGCACTGGGGGAAGAACAGAAACGTCGGCTTCCTCAATATCAAGAACAAGTTGGGGGCTAAGTTGGACAAGTTTGTGAGTGCCATGCAAAAATATGACAGCAAAGGATTGTTCTCTTCAGATTGGACCGATGCAGTGCTGGGACTGCGAGGGAAGGAAGTAATGGTGCAGGGCGATGGTTGTGCACTGGAGGGACTGTGCATTTGCTCCACTGATGACCACTGCGCTCCTAAACAAGGCTATTATTGTCGATCTGGACAAGTATATGAACAGGctcgagtttgccggaagattaAATCCGTGGAAGCTGATGGTTTGCCATGGAGCTCATCATACCGTTCACATTCACTGTAA